In one window of Streptomyces sp. NBC_01224 DNA:
- a CDS encoding GTP-binding protein: MDFASSSGGAARATTSAKIVVAGGFGVGKTTFVGAVSEINPLRTEAVMTSASAGIDDLTHTGGKTTTTVAMDFGRITLDQDLILYLFGTPGQDRFWFMWDDLVRGAIGAVVLVDTRRLADCFPAVDYFENSGLPFVIALNGFDGHQPYTPDEVREALQIGPDTPIITTDARHRADAKSGLITLVEHALMARLK; this comes from the coding sequence GTGGACTTCGCAAGCTCTAGCGGCGGTGCGGCCCGCGCCACCACCTCGGCGAAGATCGTGGTGGCGGGGGGCTTCGGCGTGGGTAAGACCACGTTCGTCGGTGCCGTTTCGGAGATCAATCCGTTGCGCACGGAAGCCGTGATGACGTCCGCTTCCGCGGGCATCGACGACCTGACGCACACCGGCGGCAAGACGACGACGACCGTCGCCATGGACTTCGGCCGCATCACCCTGGACCAGGACCTGATCCTGTACCTCTTCGGTACGCCCGGACAGGACCGCTTCTGGTTCATGTGGGACGACCTGGTCCGCGGCGCCATCGGCGCCGTCGTCCTCGTCGACACCCGCCGCCTCGCCGACTGCTTCCCCGCCGTCGACTACTTCGAGAACAGCGGACTCCCCTTCGTCATCGCCCTCAACGGCTTCGACGGACACCAGCCCTACACCCCCGACGAGGTCCGCGAAGCGCTCCAGATCGGACCCGACACCCCGATCATCACGACGGACGCGCGACACCGCGCGGATGCCAAGAGCGGCCTCATCACGCTCGTGGAACACGCTCTGATGGCTCGGCTGAAGTAG
- a CDS encoding DUF742 domain-containing protein, giving the protein MTPPPASPDPYGALHHASYDGEGDQPLVRPYAMTGGRTRPRYQLAIEALVSTTADPAHLGTLLPEHQRICHLCREVKSVAEVSALLSMPLGVARILVADLAEAGMVAIHQPGNGEAGGAPDVTLLERVLSGLRKL; this is encoded by the coding sequence ATGACCCCGCCACCCGCCTCACCCGATCCGTACGGCGCACTGCACCACGCGTCGTACGACGGTGAAGGCGACCAGCCGCTGGTCCGTCCGTATGCCATGACCGGCGGCCGGACCCGGCCGCGCTACCAACTCGCGATCGAGGCGCTGGTCTCCACCACGGCCGACCCCGCGCATCTGGGGACGCTGCTCCCCGAGCACCAGCGGATCTGCCACCTCTGCCGTGAGGTCAAGTCGGTGGCCGAGGTCTCGGCGCTGCTGTCGATGCCGCTCGGTGTGGCCCGGATTCTTGTCGCGGACCTGGCGGAAGCCGGCATGGTGGCCATCCACCAGCCGGGCAATGGAGAGGCCGGCGGCGCGCCGGATGTGACGCTGCTCGAAAGGGTGCTCAGTGGACTTCGCAAGCTCTAG
- a CDS encoding sensor histidine kinase, whose product MRRSNKGSAALQERGNFTPPPRAATSPAGVSEAATSGGSSSRMSPRNWRVPTRLNAILLIPVLVGLVMGGFQVKGSIDTWREAQEAEKTALIVRAASVYGQALLNERDLSAQPLLSNKRDAAVVSQVRAATDAAAAKFDTAVKAMPKKQGLERRLQLFRLEEPKLPELRKAAYAEAMDPVKTEEGYVKVQHSLMEFCNELGLGTGNITSYGRTVYAIELAKAAESLQRSIGMHLLVRPSRENAKFDAQVKAFGSYNYLEQIALGEFVSGGTEADATRLRQVMAAKSADGAKNLKKAKEQADAAGVPFVAPPSIDGSVFDGMAQQIGQGKSPEKLAAKGITPETWMAAATAKFDGYTTVEDELVDKAVTEAADISSSAKNDAVINAAVVIVALLAAFVVAGLMARQMSRSMRRLRTAAFGIAEQRLPMLVDQLSRTDPGRVDTRVQPIPIDSRDEIGEVARAFDQVHREAVRLAAEQAMLRGNVNAIFTNLSRRNQSLIEGQLTLITDLENNEADPDQLENLFRLDHLATRMRRNGENLLVLAGEEPGRRWNQPVPLVDVLRAASSEVESYERIELSGVSETEIHGQSVTDLVHLLAELLENATTFSSPQTKVRVTATRLPDSRVMIEIHDKGIGLTAEDFADINHKLANPPTVDAAVSQRMGLFVVGRLADRHGIRVQLRPSGEQAGTTSLVMLPDAITHGGGGEPVAAQDDFTVSSIIPQQQTFEQLPLQPQMRTAAELGFDDSRYAQQSVDAAQLDPVGRSLLREGRRAALEAQTADERPQFPQEQYAANQPAGNEYANNGYAESGYAQEPQQEQYEQASHEGGYDPYRGDAGFAEQPDHTHQGGYAEAAYAAGEVPQPSYEEQFAPQPHQDEWADQSAYQGAYEPPAEVEAESVPSIPAEPQERVGFDRPGPTANPGHEMTEAGLPRRGGQQHWQPTGRGNNRPVAEQQQPQQQQPQQEPPQRQSPAQQDGNGSDDWRSANDERWERAEKLREPKAGGVTPSGLPRRVPKANLVEGTAEQTRQDGPQVSRAPEDVRGRLSNLRRGVLRGRNAGSDTSNTYNQER is encoded by the coding sequence GTGAGGCGAAGCAACAAGGGCTCCGCGGCGCTGCAGGAGCGGGGCAACTTCACCCCGCCGCCGCGCGCCGCGACGTCGCCTGCCGGTGTGTCCGAGGCAGCGACGTCCGGTGGAAGCAGCAGCCGGATGTCCCCGCGCAACTGGCGGGTGCCCACTCGGCTGAACGCGATCCTCCTGATCCCGGTGCTGGTCGGCCTGGTCATGGGCGGCTTCCAGGTGAAGGGGTCGATCGACACCTGGCGAGAGGCGCAGGAGGCTGAGAAGACCGCGCTGATCGTGCGCGCGGCCTCCGTGTACGGTCAGGCACTCCTCAATGAGCGTGACCTCTCCGCTCAGCCTCTGCTGTCGAACAAGCGTGACGCCGCCGTTGTCAGCCAGGTCCGGGCCGCCACCGACGCGGCCGCGGCCAAGTTCGACACGGCCGTGAAGGCCATGCCCAAGAAGCAGGGCCTGGAGCGGCGTCTTCAGCTGTTCCGGCTGGAGGAGCCCAAGCTCCCCGAGCTGCGCAAGGCCGCCTACGCCGAGGCCATGGACCCGGTGAAGACGGAAGAGGGCTACGTCAAGGTCCAGCACTCCCTGATGGAGTTCTGCAACGAGCTGGGGCTGGGCACCGGCAACATCACCAGCTACGGCCGTACGGTCTACGCGATCGAACTCGCCAAGGCTGCAGAATCGCTTCAGCGCTCCATCGGCATGCATCTGCTGGTGCGTCCGAGCCGGGAGAACGCCAAGTTCGACGCCCAGGTCAAGGCCTTCGGCTCGTACAACTACCTGGAGCAGATCGCGCTCGGTGAGTTCGTCTCCGGTGGTACGGAGGCCGACGCCACCCGGCTGAGGCAGGTCATGGCCGCCAAGTCGGCCGACGGCGCGAAGAACCTGAAGAAGGCGAAGGAGCAGGCCGACGCCGCGGGTGTCCCGTTCGTCGCGCCGCCCAGCATCGACGGCTCGGTCTTCGACGGCATGGCCCAGCAGATCGGGCAGGGCAAGTCGCCCGAGAAGCTGGCCGCGAAGGGCATCACGCCCGAGACCTGGATGGCGGCCGCCACCGCCAAGTTCGACGGTTACACCACGGTCGAGGACGAGCTCGTCGACAAGGCCGTGACCGAGGCCGCGGACATCTCGTCCAGCGCCAAGAACGACGCCGTCATCAACGCCGCCGTCGTGATCGTCGCCCTGCTGGCCGCCTTCGTCGTGGCCGGGCTGATGGCCCGGCAGATGAGCCGCTCGATGCGCCGGCTGCGTACGGCCGCCTTCGGGATCGCCGAGCAGCGGCTGCCGATGCTGGTCGACCAGCTCTCCAGGACCGATCCGGGCCGGGTCGACACCCGCGTCCAGCCGATCCCGATCGACAGCCGCGACGAGATCGGTGAGGTCGCCCGCGCCTTCGACCAGGTGCACCGCGAGGCGGTCCGGCTGGCGGCCGAGCAGGCCATGCTGCGGGGCAACGTCAACGCGATCTTCACCAACCTGTCGCGTCGCAACCAGTCGCTGATCGAGGGCCAGCTGACCCTCATCACCGACCTGGAGAACAACGAGGCCGACCCGGACCAGCTGGAGAACCTCTTCCGGCTGGACCACCTGGCCACCCGTATGCGCCGCAACGGCGAGAACCTCCTCGTCCTTGCCGGCGAGGAGCCGGGCCGCCGCTGGAACCAGCCCGTCCCGTTGGTCGACGTGTTGCGGGCCGCCTCCTCCGAGGTGGAGTCGTACGAGCGCATCGAGCTCTCCGGGGTGTCGGAGACCGAGATCCACGGCCAGTCCGTCACCGACCTCGTACACCTGCTGGCCGAGCTGCTGGAGAACGCCACCACGTTCTCCTCGCCGCAGACCAAGGTGCGGGTCACGGCGACCCGGCTGCCCGACAGTCGCGTGATGATCGAGATCCACGACAAGGGCATCGGCCTCACCGCCGAAGACTTCGCCGACATCAACCACAAGCTGGCCAACCCGCCGACCGTGGACGCCGCGGTGTCCCAGCGGATGGGTCTGTTCGTGGTCGGCCGGCTCGCCGACCGGCACGGCATCCGGGTCCAGCTGCGCCCCTCGGGCGAGCAGGCCGGAACGACCTCGCTGGTCATGCTGCCGGACGCCATCACCCACGGTGGCGGTGGCGAACCGGTTGCCGCGCAGGACGACTTCACCGTCTCCTCGATCATTCCGCAGCAGCAGACCTTCGAACAGCTGCCGCTCCAGCCCCAGATGCGCACGGCGGCGGAGCTCGGCTTCGACGACTCGCGCTATGCGCAGCAGTCGGTGGACGCCGCGCAGCTGGATCCGGTGGGCCGCTCGCTGCTGCGTGAGGGGCGCCGGGCCGCGCTGGAGGCGCAGACGGCCGACGAGCGCCCGCAGTTCCCGCAGGAGCAGTACGCCGCGAACCAGCCCGCGGGGAACGAGTACGCCAACAACGGGTACGCCGAGAGCGGATACGCCCAGGAGCCGCAGCAGGAGCAGTACGAGCAGGCTTCGCACGAGGGCGGCTACGACCCCTACCGCGGCGACGCGGGCTTTGCCGAGCAGCCCGACCACACTCATCAGGGGGGCTATGCGGAGGCTGCCTATGCGGCCGGTGAGGTCCCGCAGCCGTCGTACGAGGAGCAGTTCGCCCCCCAGCCCCACCAGGACGAGTGGGCGGATCAGAGTGCCTACCAGGGCGCGTACGAGCCGCCGGCAGAGGTCGAAGCGGAATCTGTCCCGAGCATCCCCGCCGAGCCGCAGGAACGCGTAGGCTTCGACCGTCCGGGGCCCACCGCGAACCCCGGCCACGAGATGACCGAAGCCGGTCTGCCGCGCCGCGGCGGTCAGCAGCACTGGCAGCCCACCGGCCGCGGGAACAACCGGCCCGTCGCCGAACAGCAACAGCCGCAGCAGCAACAGCCGCAGCAGGAACCGCCGCAGCGGCAGTCGCCTGCGCAGCAGGACGGGAACGGCTCCGACGACTGGCGCTC
- a CDS encoding sensor histidine kinase, which produces MQGRFKRDGSAAAEQEPHGGTDRGSSPQHAQNPGPASAGDSGDRDRRPGATVSSGTDPISSLKPRGPVSTGSRVALRNWRISTRLVSLLALPVVAATTLGGLRINDSMNDIQQLDHMQLLTKMTKQATTLAQALQAERDSSAGPLSNPGVKADDFKVTEPRKKTDRAKTAFLDATDAIGDPSGDEALEGIYASVQQIASQLTSIREIRKTAYAKGSPSLQTVDQYSQLITSLLSLSQDMAQATSNSEMIKRTRALAAFSSAKEYASVQRAVIAAALPGGNDKQPHLDRNDQQFGRAALRKEDSALRSFKAVYEATGNNAEELIATLQEGNPEIKASETYAKKVLDSPSGMDDMPRRSYLDWYDQSSTKIQAMKTIEETLLSDMEGKARELRDQSKREAIISGALILLVLGVSLVGAFVVARSMIRSLRRLQDTATRVAQDRLPELVKQLSEADPQDVDTSVESVGVHSRDEIGKVAAAFDDVHREAVRLAAEQALLRGNVNAMFTNLSRRSQGLIQRQLSLISELESREADPDQLSSLFKLDHLATRMRRNGENLLVLAGEEPGRRWTRPVPLVDVLRAAASEVEQYERIELAAVPATEVAGRVVNDLVHLLAELLENATSFSSPQTKVRVTGHALPDGRVLVEIHDTGIGLSPEDLAAINERLASPPTVDVSVSRRMGLFVVGRLSLRHGIRIQLRPSDSGGTTALVMLPVDVAHGGKQPAPKPGPGQQPSAPGGLLGGGSGTGAGNGSRPGLGGAPSAPAGRLAAGPGAARGQVGAGSGPRAALPSRDGGPRQPQNQQGQPGQQNAGFQSAGLSNTGPQDTSRQEPQRQGGGLAGAFGNGARPGARGQGDGTGRTDSSQPDMFGSSRQDRGDQQGRSNGPSPWQNAGGQGGFQQPGGPVDPGRQLPPVGGPRAELPGGNPQPQRPQTTSWGAEEPSAPRRAPLDAPRGHEEPESTGRFQRPMSPPLTPRPPMDDRQGPGSTAEFARPDFSAPAPQAQSPQDPAGTAQFARPDFGQPQPARAQDQGLPAPRQRGRDNGDFGAPRPPAAPNGDAQYRPVLPPQPQPEALPPAGPGDGRTPLYDTLETNWFHGPQQSGQQPPAEPQAPAFPQQPAQERPAPAEPRRGGGDTGATTSSWRPSPNDELVRQAERAKKPAAGGVTTSGLPRRVPRANLVPGTAQQQNHQSGPQVSRAPDDVRGRLTNLRRGIQQGRQANNGQSTGSFPLGPTHQQER; this is translated from the coding sequence GTGCAGGGACGTTTCAAGAGGGATGGCAGCGCGGCGGCGGAACAGGAGCCGCACGGCGGGACCGACCGCGGTTCCTCGCCCCAGCACGCCCAGAACCCCGGACCGGCCTCGGCCGGCGACAGCGGTGACCGCGACCGGCGCCCCGGTGCCACGGTGAGCAGCGGCACCGATCCGATCTCGTCGCTCAAGCCCCGGGGCCCCGTCAGCACGGGCTCACGAGTGGCTCTTCGCAACTGGCGGATCAGCACGCGTCTGGTCTCCCTGCTCGCCCTCCCCGTGGTCGCCGCGACCACGCTGGGCGGACTGCGGATCAACGACTCCATGAACGACATCCAGCAGCTGGATCACATGCAGCTGCTGACCAAGATGACCAAGCAGGCGACCACACTCGCCCAGGCGCTCCAGGCGGAGCGCGACAGCTCGGCCGGTCCGCTGTCCAATCCCGGGGTGAAGGCCGACGACTTCAAGGTCACCGAGCCCCGCAAGAAGACCGACCGGGCGAAGACGGCTTTCCTGGACGCGACGGACGCGATCGGCGACCCCTCGGGCGACGAGGCCCTTGAGGGCATCTACGCGAGCGTCCAGCAGATCGCCAGCCAGCTGACCTCGATCCGCGAGATCCGCAAGACGGCGTACGCCAAGGGCTCCCCGAGTCTCCAGACCGTCGACCAGTACAGCCAGCTGATCACCTCGCTGCTGAGCCTCTCGCAGGACATGGCGCAGGCGACCAGCAACTCGGAGATGATCAAGCGGACCCGGGCGCTGGCGGCCTTCTCCTCCGCCAAGGAGTACGCCTCGGTCCAGCGGGCGGTCATCGCCGCGGCGCTGCCCGGCGGCAACGACAAGCAGCCGCACCTCGACCGGAACGACCAGCAGTTCGGCCGCGCCGCACTGCGCAAGGAAGACTCTGCGCTCCGCTCCTTCAAGGCGGTCTACGAGGCGACCGGCAACAACGCCGAAGAGCTGATCGCCACGCTGCAGGAGGGCAACCCGGAGATCAAGGCCTCCGAGACCTACGCGAAGAAGGTCCTGGACAGCCCCTCGGGCATGGACGACATGCCTCGGCGTTCCTACCTGGACTGGTACGACCAGAGCTCCACCAAGATCCAGGCCATGAAGACCATCGAGGAGACCCTCCTCAGCGACATGGAGGGCAAGGCCCGCGAGCTCCGCGACCAGTCGAAGCGTGAAGCGATCATCAGCGGTGCGCTCATCCTGCTGGTGCTCGGCGTCTCGCTGGTCGGCGCCTTCGTCGTCGCCCGGTCGATGATCCGCTCGCTGCGGCGACTGCAGGACACAGCTACGCGCGTCGCCCAGGACCGGCTGCCCGAGCTCGTCAAGCAGCTCTCCGAGGCCGACCCGCAGGACGTCGACACCTCGGTCGAGTCGGTCGGTGTGCACTCCCGGGACGAGATCGGCAAGGTTGCCGCGGCCTTCGACGACGTGCACCGCGAGGCCGTCCGTCTCGCCGCCGAGCAGGCCCTCCTGCGGGGCAACGTCAACGCGATGTTCACCAACCTCTCGCGCCGCAGCCAGGGCCTCATCCAGCGTCAGCTCTCGCTCATCTCCGAACTGGAGTCGCGCGAGGCCGACCCGGACCAGCTGTCCTCGCTCTTCAAGCTCGACCACCTCGCGACCCGTATGCGCCGTAACGGCGAGAACCTCCTCGTTCTCGCGGGCGAGGAGCCGGGCCGCCGGTGGACCCGCCCCGTCCCGCTGGTCGACGTGCTCCGTGCCGCCGCCTCCGAGGTGGAGCAGTACGAGCGCATCGAACTGGCCGCGGTGCCCGCCACCGAGGTCGCGGGCCGCGTCGTCAATGACCTCGTGCACCTGCTCGCCGAGCTGCTGGAGAACGCCACGTCGTTCTCCTCGCCGCAGACGAAGGTCCGGGTCACCGGTCACGCGCTGCCCGACGGGCGGGTGCTGGTCGAGATCCACGACACCGGCATCGGCCTCTCCCCCGAGGACCTCGCGGCGATCAACGAGCGGCTCGCCTCGCCGCCCACCGTGGACGTCTCGGTCTCCCGCCGCATGGGTCTGTTCGTGGTCGGCCGGCTGTCCCTGCGTCACGGCATCCGGATCCAGTTGCGGCCCTCTGACTCCGGTGGTACGACCGCGCTGGTCATGCTCCCCGTCGATGTCGCGCACGGCGGCAAGCAGCCGGCCCCCAAGCCGGGACCGGGGCAGCAGCCCTCCGCCCCCGGCGGTCTGCTCGGCGGTGGCAGCGGTACGGGCGCGGGCAACGGCTCCCGTCCCGGCCTCGGAGGCGCACCGTCGGCCCCGGCCGGCCGGCTCGCCGCGGGCCCGGGTGCCGCGCGCGGTCAGGTCGGTGCGGGCTCCGGTCCGCGTGCCGCGCTGCCCTCGCGTGACGGCGGCCCCCGCCAGCCGCAGAACCAGCAGGGTCAGCCGGGTCAGCAGAACGCCGGCTTCCAGTCCGCCGGGCTGTCCAACACCGGCCCGCAGGACACCTCGCGCCAGGAGCCGCAGCGTCAGGGCGGCGGCCTCGCCGGTGCCTTCGGCAATGGTGCCCGGCCCGGCGCCCGCGGCCAGGGCGACGGAACGGGCCGTACGGACTCGTCCCAGCCCGACATGTTCGGCTCCAGCCGCCAGGACCGTGGCGACCAGCAGGGCCGGTCGAACGGCCCGAGCCCGTGGCAGAACGCGGGTGGCCAGGGCGGCTTCCAGCAGCCCGGCGGCCCGGTCGACCCCGGTCGTCAGCTGCCCCCGGTCGGCGGTCCGCGTGCCGAGCTGCCCGGTGGCAACCCGCAGCCGCAGCGCCCGCAGACCACCAGCTGGGGCGCCGAGGAGCCGTCCGCGCCGCGCCGTGCTCCGCTGGACGCCCCGCGCGGCCACGAGGAGCCCGAGTCCACCGGCCGGTTCCAGCGGCCGATGAGCCCGCCGCTCACCCCGCGGCCACCCATGGACGACCGGCAGGGCCCCGGCTCCACCGCCGAGTTCGCCCGCCCGGACTTCTCGGCCCCGGCCCCGCAGGCTCAGTCTCCGCAGGACCCGGCCGGCACCGCGCAGTTCGCCCGCCCCGACTTCGGACAGCCGCAGCCCGCTCGGGCGCAGGACCAGGGCCTGCCGGCACCGCGTCAGCGCGGCCGGGACAACGGGGACTTCGGTGCCCCGCGTCCGCCCGCCGCGCCCAATGGTGACGCGCAGTACCGCCCGGTCCTGCCGCCGCAGCCGCAGCCCGAGGCGCTGCCTCCGGCCGGGCCCGGGGACGGTCGTACGCCGCTGTACGACACCCTGGAGACGAACTGGTTCCACGGCCCGCAGCAGAGCGGCCAGCAGCCGCCGGCCGAGCCGCAGGCGCCCGCTTTCCCGCAGCAGCCGGCCCAGGAGCGCCCCGCTCCCGCCGAGCCGCGCCGCGGCGGAGGCGACACGGGCGCCACCACAAGCTCCTGGCGCCCCTCGCCGAACGACGAACTCGTACGGCAGGCGGAGCGGGCCAAGAAGCCCGCAGCAGGCGGAGTGACCACCTCCGGACTGCCTCGCCGGGTACCCCGCGCCAATCTGGTGCCGGGCACCGCCCAGCAGCAGAACCATCAATCCGGTCCTCAGGTGTCGCGTGCGCCCGATGATGTGCGCGGGCGGTTGACCAATCTCCGCCGGGGCATCCAGCAGGGACGGCAGGCCAACAACGGCCAGTCGACCGGAAGTTTTCCCCTCGGCCCCACTCACCAGCAGGAGCGTTAG
- a CDS encoding roadblock/LC7 domain-containing protein codes for MSPMSQAAQNLNWLITNFVDNTPGVSHTVVVSADGLLLAMSEGFPRDRADQLAAVASGLTSLTAGASRIFEGGAVSQTVVEMERGFLFLMSISDGSSLAVLAHPDADIGLVGYEMALLVDRAGTVLTPDLRAELQGSLLH; via the coding sequence TTGAGCCCGATGAGTCAGGCCGCGCAGAATCTGAACTGGTTGATCACCAACTTCGTGGACAACACCCCCGGGGTGTCGCACACGGTGGTGGTCTCCGCCGACGGACTCCTGCTGGCCATGTCCGAAGGTTTCCCGCGCGACCGCGCGGACCAGCTGGCGGCTGTCGCCTCCGGTCTGACCTCGCTGACCGCGGGCGCCTCCCGGATCTTCGAAGGCGGCGCCGTCAGCCAGACCGTGGTGGAGATGGAACGCGGGTTCCTCTTCCTGATGTCCATTTCGGACGGCTCCTCGCTGGCCGTGCTCGCCCACCCGGACGCCGACATCGGTCTGGTCGGGTACGAAATGGCTCTCCTGGTCGACCGTGCGGGCACCGTCCTCACCCCGGACCTCCGCGCCGAGCTCCAAGGCAGCCTGCTCCACTAG